A window of Kineococcus rhizosphaerae genomic DNA:
ACGACGCATCTAGAAGCCTTGTGCCCCTACCTTCGGCCGGTCCGGCGCCGTCCTTGAGGAACCGTGCCCCGTCAGCGCGACAGGGCGCGCTGCAGGGCCTTCAGCCCGCGGTGCGCGTTGCTGCGCACCGTCCCGGTCGTGACGTCGAGCAGGTCGGCGATCTGCTCGTCGGTGCAGTCCTCGAAGTGGCGCAGCACGAGGACCGTCCGCTGCTTCGTCGGCAGGGTCCGCAGGGCCCGCAGGAGCTCGTCGCGATCGGCGAGCTGCCCGGTCCCGTCCGCGCAGACGTGCTCGGGCAGCTCACCGGTGGGCCGTTCGCGGCGGGCGGCGCGACGCCAGAACGACGTGCAGGCATTGACGACCATGCGGTTGACGTAGGCGGTGGGGTCGTCCGCGGCGCTGATGCGGCCCCACGTCAGCAGGGCCTTGGCCAGGACGTCCTGGACCACGTCCTCGGCGGCGTGCGGGTCCTTCAGCAGGCCGCGGGCCAACCGCACGAGGGCGGCGCCGCGCACGGCGGCGAACTCCTCGAAGGTCACCGCAGCGACCTCCCCGCGGGCGCGGTCCGTGACGATCACCGGGCCGCACCCCCGGCCCGGGTGAACGCCGCCGCCTTCGCGAGGGCGCGGGTCGCCAGGGCCGAGGCCTGGCCGACGGCGGCCGCCGAGGTGGGCTGGTAGGTGTCGGTCGTGGCCCGGACGACGAGCTGGCCGCGGCGGGCCACGACGGTGACCCGCCACCGCGGGTCCGCCGTGTCGAGGGAGGACTGCGCGAACCCGGCGACGGTCTCGTCGGCGTCCACGCGGGGGTCGACGGGGCTCCAGGGGGCCGACTCCGGCGTCCCGGCCCGGCACGCGAGCGCGTCCTGCCGGGTGGCCGCCACGTAGTCCTGCGCGGCGTCGCCGCGGAAGACGACGACGTCGACGGCGACGGACTCGGGGAACGGGTGGCTCAGCACGTCGGTCGCGCCGCCCCAGCCCAGGGACCGGCTGTCGGCGACGGTGCGCGTCCCGTCGTAGGCCTCGTCCCGGCACAGCCCGGAGGTCACCGACGGGCTGACGTCGACCGGCGTGAGGTCGGGGACGACGGCGTCGACGTCCGCCGTGGTGAGCAGCGCGTCCGCCGTGAGCGAGGGCGCGAGGGTCGCGGTCGCCGGGGCCGACGGCGCCCGGGTGGTGTGCGGCCACTGCCAGATCCCGGCGGGCACGCCCAGGGCGAGCACCGCGACGGCACCGGCGACGCCCCGCCGGCGGCGCCGCAGGGTGCGGGCGCGCCCCCGCGCCCCCGCGAGGAGGGCGGGCACGTCGACCGGGGCGTCCGCGTGGCCCGCGCGCTGCAGCGCGCGGACGACGTCCGCCTCGTCGGCTCCCCCCCTGTGCCCGCTCATCGCGCTCCCCCTCCTGCGTGCCGCGCCGGACGTCCCGGCCCCGTGCAACAGACGCCGTGCGGGCGGCGTCCGTTGCACGTGGAGACCAGGAGATCGTTCGTGCTCGCGGCGGCCGCCGCCCTCGTGGGGGCGCTCGCGGCGTGCGGGGCCCCGCGGACCCCGGCGGCGGCCCCGCCGTCCAGCAGCACCCCGCCCGGCACCAGCCCGGCGGCCGGCGCCACCCCCGGGGTCACGGCCCCGACCCCCGCCCCGGCCGCGGCGCAGGCGCTGTCGGCCCTCGTGGCCCGCGAGGGCGCCCAGGCGTCGGCGCTGGCCCCGGCGGTCGGGCAGGACTCCCCGGACCTGGCCGTCCTGGCGCGCACGACGGACGGGGCCGGCACGCGGATCACGTTCTGGGCGTGGGACGGTGCGGCCTTCCGGCCCGCGGGGTCGGTCGAGGCCGGTGAACCCCTGCTCGCGCGGCGGGAGGGGGGAGCCGCGCAGTGGCGCTACCTGACGGGCGGGCGCTACCCCGACGCGGTCGTGCACCTGCGGGGCGGTTCGGTGAGCGGCGGGGTGCAGGCCGTCGTGGCCCAGCACCTGGACGACGGGACGTGGCGGTTCGTGCCCTTCGAGGGGCAGCACGACGGCATCGCCCCGCAGGACGACGTCTACGCCGACGACCCGCTGTTCGACGACGGGTTCCAGTTCGTGACGCGGGTCTCGGCCGGCGGGCAGGCGGTCGCGACGTACTGGCAGTACGCCGAGGACGACCGGCCGGGCCGGTTCGAGCGGATCGGCACCCCCGACCCGGGCGCGACGCGCGGCTGACGCACGGGGGAGCGGCCCCGGGAACGACGAAGGCTCCCGGTCCGTGGACCAGGAGCCTTCCGACGTAGCCCCGACGGGATTCGAACCCGCGCTACCGCCGTGAGAGGGCGGCGTGCTGGGCCGCTACACAACGGGGCCCCAGCGAGTGGTCCCGTCGCCGGGACCGCCAGGAGGAGTCTACCCGCTGTCGGGAGGTGCCCCGTCCCTCAGCGCGGTTCGTCGCGCGCGACGACGGAGAAGTCCTCGTCCCCGTGCCCGGCCCGCTGCGCGGCGAGCAGCCCCTGGGCGGCGACGGTCAGCGCGGGCAGCGGGAACCGGGACGTGCCGAGCATGAGCCCGGTGTCCTTGAGCAGCAGGTCGGTGGAGAACTGGGTGTCGCCGAACTCCCCCGTGCGCAGGTTCTGGCCCTTCATCGCGGCGATGGGCCCCAGGCCCGTGCCCTTCAGGGTCGTCAGGACCTGCTCGAGGTCGAGCCCGCCCGAGGCGCCCAGTCGCACGGCCTCCACCAGGCCCTGGAAGGAGACGGCGAGGGCGAGGTTGGCGACGAGCTTGCCGGTCGCGGCGGCGGCGGCCTCGGGCAGCACCTGGAGGCGGTCGGGGTCGGCCCACAGCGCGACGAACGG
This region includes:
- a CDS encoding SigE family RNA polymerase sigma factor, yielding MIVTDRARGEVAAVTFEEFAAVRGAALVRLARGLLKDPHAAEDVVQDVLAKALLTWGRISAADDPTAYVNRMVVNACTSFWRRAARRERPTGELPEHVCADGTGQLADRDELLRALRTLPTKQRTVLVLRHFEDCTDEQIADLLDVTTGTVRSNAHRGLKALQRALSR